From Arcticibacter tournemirensis, one genomic window encodes:
- a CDS encoding SusC/RagA family TonB-linked outer membrane protein: MKRRLLLLMSFILLGCMASFAQNMTVKGTVKDQKGEPLPGVSIKIKGTTLGTSTGINGDFTISAPGNAVLSLSYVGFSPQEVPVNNRAQINITLKDANTELNEVVVVGYGTQRKKDITGSVAVVKSSDYENRPIVSAAAALQGQAAGVTVSSASGKPGSGLAISVRGNTSINAKNNPLYVVDGIVVENIDFLNPQDIESFSVLKDASSAAIYGSSGANGVVLLTTKKGAAGTSKIGVTAYTGFSNFAKKIPVLNNAEYLALLKDLGQTDPNIATTDWQDEVFGTGKDHNIQLAVSGGAENNRYYVSGGYQKQQGVVAPADYDRYSLRMNFNNKPKKWVDLATNLSFNRSEFVDITDNAGVARGGTILSALTSPPTIGIFTADGRTYSSNPNQPGWENPMAAAFGPDQKSIDNRALGNFAADFKILPELTFKSNFGGEYQGSRWDYFLDPYKTDYGRSNNGLGKSSSTSRFVWQWDNTLNYSKITGKHNIQALIGHSMQESDYKYTYDEAKDYPNDAVHTLNAAKTKISQSTTMSQWSRRSYIGRLNYAYNDKYLLTTNIRYDGSSRFPKDNRWGWFPSVSAGWRINNEEFLKSTDIFYDLKLRAGWGKTGNDQIGDYDYFAKFDPNGTGGYNFNTLPKDNLTWEKTDQTNFGLDASILRGRLGVTLEYYIKKTNDLLVDVTPPPSSGFGSQKYNVGSMENKGFEITVNAIPVDSKSFKWDINGNIAFNKNKVKSLGEYTSNLFKGDVYERGNVIKIEPGHALGSFFGYISEGVDPQTGNIIYTDLDNSGSIDANDRTYIGSAQPDFTYGLTNNLSYKNFSLNVFLQGVQGNDLFNASRIELEGMYDAKNQSTAVLRRWTEQNRNTDIPKADYGVTNNTRASSRFIEDGSYLRLKSVTLNYSFNKSVLQKAGLGRLNVYVTAQNLFTITNYSGFDPEVSVNSPNGPEMGIDYGTYPQARSFIFGVNLDF, translated from the coding sequence ATGAAAAGAAGATTACTATTACTAATGTCCTTTATTCTGTTGGGATGCATGGCATCATTTGCACAGAATATGACCGTAAAAGGAACGGTTAAGGACCAGAAAGGAGAGCCTCTGCCTGGAGTATCAATAAAGATCAAGGGTACCACTCTTGGGACATCCACAGGCATTAACGGCGACTTTACAATAAGTGCACCCGGCAACGCAGTACTTTCACTGAGCTATGTTGGCTTTAGCCCACAGGAGGTTCCAGTCAACAATCGCGCTCAAATTAACATTACTTTAAAAGATGCAAACACAGAACTAAATGAAGTAGTTGTTGTGGGTTATGGTACTCAAAGGAAAAAAGACATTACAGGCTCTGTAGCCGTGGTGAAGTCTTCTGATTACGAGAACCGGCCAATAGTGAGTGCTGCAGCTGCCTTGCAGGGGCAGGCTGCCGGGGTTACAGTGTCTTCGGCTTCCGGAAAACCTGGCAGCGGATTAGCTATTAGTGTTAGAGGGAATACTTCAATTAATGCAAAAAATAATCCATTGTATGTGGTTGACGGAATTGTTGTAGAAAACATCGATTTTCTAAATCCTCAGGACATCGAAAGCTTTTCCGTATTGAAAGATGCCTCATCTGCCGCCATCTATGGATCGAGCGGAGCTAATGGAGTCGTCCTGCTAACCACCAAAAAGGGAGCAGCGGGTACATCAAAAATAGGGGTCACCGCATATACTGGGTTCTCAAACTTTGCCAAGAAGATTCCGGTACTGAATAATGCCGAATATCTGGCGTTACTTAAGGACTTAGGACAAACTGACCCTAATATAGCCACAACTGACTGGCAGGATGAAGTTTTTGGAACGGGAAAAGACCATAATATCCAGCTCGCTGTGTCGGGCGGTGCCGAAAACAACCGCTACTACGTTTCCGGAGGTTATCAAAAGCAACAGGGAGTGGTAGCTCCGGCTGATTACGACAGGTATTCCTTAAGGATGAACTTTAATAATAAGCCCAAGAAATGGGTAGATCTTGCTACTAATTTATCTTTTAACCGTTCTGAGTTTGTCGACATTACGGATAATGCAGGCGTTGCCAGAGGTGGTACCATCCTCTCTGCACTGACCTCTCCTCCAACTATAGGGATATTCACTGCCGACGGGCGTACTTACAGTTCAAATCCCAATCAACCAGGATGGGAAAATCCGATGGCTGCAGCTTTTGGTCCGGATCAAAAAAGTATTGACAACAGGGCACTTGGAAACTTTGCAGCTGATTTCAAAATCTTGCCCGAACTAACCTTCAAGTCGAATTTCGGTGGAGAGTACCAGGGTTCACGGTGGGACTACTTCCTCGATCCATATAAAACGGATTATGGAAGGTCCAATAACGGTTTAGGAAAATCGTCATCAACCAGCAGGTTCGTGTGGCAGTGGGATAATACATTGAATTATTCAAAGATCACAGGCAAGCACAACATCCAGGCCCTAATAGGGCATAGCATGCAGGAGTCGGATTATAAGTACACCTATGATGAGGCAAAAGATTATCCGAACGACGCAGTTCACACTCTGAATGCTGCAAAAACGAAAATTTCTCAAAGCACTACCATGTCTCAGTGGTCCAGGCGCTCATATATAGGGCGGTTAAATTATGCCTACAATGACAAGTATCTCTTAACAACCAACATCCGATACGATGGATCATCAAGATTTCCAAAAGACAATCGCTGGGGCTGGTTTCCTTCTGTAAGTGCAGGCTGGAGAATCAACAACGAAGAATTCCTGAAATCAACAGATATTTTCTATGATTTGAAATTGAGAGCAGGATGGGGAAAAACGGGCAATGATCAAATAGGTGATTACGATTATTTCGCAAAGTTTGATCCTAACGGTACCGGCGGATACAATTTCAATACGCTGCCAAAGGATAATCTAACCTGGGAAAAAACAGATCAAACGAATTTCGGACTTGATGCTAGTATACTTAGGGGGCGTTTAGGAGTCACTCTCGAGTATTATATCAAGAAAACCAACGACTTATTGGTTGATGTAACTCCTCCGCCATCATCAGGCTTTGGGTCTCAGAAATACAATGTGGGATCAATGGAGAACAAAGGTTTTGAAATTACAGTAAATGCTATTCCTGTTGACAGCAAATCCTTCAAATGGGATATTAACGGAAATATTGCATTCAACAAGAATAAGGTCAAAAGCCTTGGAGAATATACGTCAAACTTATTTAAGGGCGACGTTTACGAAAGAGGAAATGTTATAAAAATTGAGCCGGGACATGCTTTAGGTTCATTCTTTGGTTATATCTCAGAAGGTGTAGATCCGCAGACCGGAAACATCATTTACACTGATTTAGATAATAGCGGAAGCATTGATGCAAACGACCGAACCTATATCGGATCAGCACAGCCCGACTTCACTTATGGGTTAACAAACAACCTGAGTTATAAAAACTTCAGCCTGAACGTATTCCTTCAGGGAGTACAGGGGAACGACCTGTTTAATGCGTCAAGGATTGAGCTTGAAGGAATGTACGATGCAAAAAACCAAAGTACCGCTGTTTTGAGAAGATGGACAGAGCAGAACCGCAATACAGATATTCCAAAAGCGGACTATGGTGTAACAAATAACACCCGCGCTTCTTCAAGATTTATTGAGGATGGTTCTTATCTGCGACTGAAATCTGTGACGCTTAATTACAGTTTCAATAAGAGTGTGCTTCAGAAAGCGGGCCTCGGACGTCTGAATGTTTATGTTACTGCACAAAACCTTTTCACAATAACCAACTACAGTGGTTTTGATCCGGAAGTAAGTGTAAATAGTCCAAACGGTCCGGAAATGGGTATTGACTATGGCACTTATCCGCAGGCGCGTTCGTTTATCTTCGGTGTTAATTTAGACTTCTAA
- the bglX gene encoding beta-glucosidase BglX, producing MLKKIISFTLITFCFSIAYSQKKKSPTAPGIDEKVEALLQKMTLDEKIGQLNQYTGDWEATGPVTNSGNKLEDVKQGKIGSMLNVKGAKHTRALQEAAMQSRLKIPLLFGLDVIHGYRVTFPIPLAEAASWDLEAIEKSARIAGTEAAASGIHWTFAPMVDIARDPRWGRVMEGAGEDTYLGSLIAKARVKGFQGKGLGNLDAVMACAKHFAAYGAAIGGRDYNSVDMGLRTLWEVYLPPFKAAVDAGAATFMNSFNDINGIPATGNSYIQRDILKGKWGFKGFVVSDWGSIGEMIQHGYVKDNYEAAEVAINAGSDMDMESRSYINNLAKLVKEGKVKEEVINDAVRRILVKKFELGLFDDPYRFSNEQREKKTLNTPEFLEAARDVARKSIVLLKNEKQVLPLSKDLKSVALIGPLVKAEKDMQGFWSIDWGKEDHLVSLYEGMQNQAGKARLLYAKGCEISDTSKAGFAEAVSTAQQADVVVMAMGEKYDMSGEAKSRANIHLPGNQEELIKAIQATGKPVVVLLMAGRPLVFNWTADNVPAIVYTWWLGSQAGNAIADVLYGNYNPSGKLPMTFPRSEGQIPIYYNYFNTGRPAKDDNDLNYRSGYIDMQKSPRYAFGYGLSYTTFEYGNLKLSDTNISGNKPVTVSFTLKNTGNVAGEEVAQLYLQDMVARPVRPVKELKDFKKVMLKPGESTTITFTIDKEKLSFYNENLEWITQPGEFKIMIGSSSDAVKLDGSFTLVD from the coding sequence ATGTTAAAAAAAATCATTTCCTTCACCCTGATCACATTCTGTTTCTCAATTGCCTATTCACAGAAGAAAAAGAGCCCGACGGCTCCCGGCATTGATGAGAAGGTGGAAGCTCTTCTTCAGAAAATGACCCTCGACGAGAAGATCGGGCAATTAAACCAATACACCGGCGACTGGGAAGCTACGGGGCCTGTAACAAACTCCGGAAATAAACTTGAGGATGTTAAACAGGGAAAAATTGGCTCGATGCTGAATGTTAAGGGAGCAAAACATACAAGAGCGCTGCAGGAAGCTGCTATGCAGTCGCGATTAAAGATTCCTCTTCTTTTCGGGCTGGATGTTATTCACGGATATCGTGTCACATTTCCCATTCCTTTAGCAGAAGCCGCAAGCTGGGATTTAGAAGCTATTGAGAAATCAGCACGTATTGCAGGTACAGAAGCAGCAGCTTCGGGTATCCACTGGACGTTTGCTCCCATGGTAGATATCGCACGCGATCCCCGCTGGGGCCGTGTAATGGAAGGAGCCGGAGAAGACACATACCTTGGTTCACTGATAGCAAAAGCAAGAGTAAAAGGATTCCAGGGAAAAGGGCTTGGAAACCTCGATGCTGTGATGGCCTGTGCGAAACACTTCGCTGCTTACGGAGCTGCTATCGGAGGAAGAGATTACAATAGCGTGGATATGGGTCTTCGTACCCTCTGGGAAGTATACCTACCTCCCTTTAAAGCCGCTGTTGACGCCGGCGCCGCTACGTTTATGAATTCATTCAACGACATTAACGGCATCCCGGCGACAGGGAACAGTTATATCCAAAGAGATATATTGAAAGGAAAATGGGGATTTAAAGGATTTGTAGTGAGCGACTGGGGTTCTATAGGTGAGATGATCCAGCACGGCTATGTAAAAGATAACTATGAAGCTGCCGAAGTGGCAATAAATGCGGGAAGCGACATGGATATGGAAAGCCGCAGCTATATTAATAATCTGGCTAAACTGGTAAAGGAAGGAAAGGTGAAGGAAGAAGTCATTAATGATGCGGTCAGAAGAATCCTCGTTAAAAAGTTCGAACTTGGCTTATTTGATGACCCTTACCGGTTCAGCAACGAACAACGTGAAAAGAAAACATTGAACACGCCTGAATTCCTTGAGGCGGCACGTGATGTGGCAAGAAAAAGCATCGTCCTTCTTAAGAATGAAAAACAGGTGTTACCGCTGTCTAAAGATCTTAAGTCAGTCGCTCTTATTGGTCCGCTTGTAAAAGCAGAAAAGGATATGCAGGGTTTCTGGTCGATTGACTGGGGAAAAGAAGACCATCTGGTTTCTTTATATGAGGGAATGCAGAATCAGGCGGGAAAAGCCAGGCTGCTTTATGCAAAGGGATGTGAAATAAGTGATACTTCGAAAGCAGGCTTCGCAGAAGCTGTAAGCACAGCGCAACAGGCAGATGTAGTGGTGATGGCTATGGGCGAAAAATACGACATGAGCGGCGAAGCCAAAAGCCGTGCAAATATTCACTTACCTGGAAACCAGGAGGAGCTTATTAAGGCCATTCAGGCAACCGGAAAACCGGTAGTGGTGCTGCTGATGGCAGGCCGTCCGTTAGTATTTAACTGGACTGCAGATAACGTTCCCGCTATTGTGTACACGTGGTGGCTCGGGAGCCAGGCAGGAAATGCTATCGCTGATGTACTATACGGCAATTACAATCCGTCGGGAAAACTTCCTATGACCTTCCCGAGATCGGAGGGTCAGATTCCTATTTACTATAACTACTTTAACACTGGAAGACCTGCAAAAGACGATAACGACCTCAACTACCGGTCGGGTTATATCGACATGCAGAAGAGCCCGCGTTATGCTTTTGGCTATGGGCTAAGCTATACCACTTTCGAATATGGCAATTTGAAATTGAGTGATACCAATATCAGTGGAAACAAACCTGTTACTGTATCATTTACACTTAAGAACACAGGCAACGTAGCAGGAGAAGAAGTTGCTCAGCTCTATTTACAGGATATGGTAGCCCGCCCTGTTCGCCCGGTTAAAGAGTTGAAAGACTTCAAAAAAGTAATGCTGAAACCAGGTGAGAGCACAACAATTACCTTTACAATAGACAAGGAAAAACTTTCTTTCTATAATGAAAATTTAGAATGGATCACCCAGCCCGGTGAATTTAAAATAATGATTGGAAGCTCGTCGGACGCTGTTAAGCTTGACGGCAGCTTTACTTTGGTTGATTAG
- a CDS encoding RagB/SusD family nutrient uptake outer membrane protein encodes MKKTTIYITAGILAIFGFQSCEKDFLQKDPISSALPEQMNTAEGLLQGAYDNLYDEYYTMDFLVNSDVMADNCYAGGDNPGMISIDKYDVISTNSILTRDWDYLYTDIKNCNIVLSFVPEMKDPNLTDERRNEILGEASALRAWHYFNLIRTWKEVPIVTTVPSSVEGMFVSKKPAEDVYAQIISDLEFALPKVKTTGANKGVITKGVVNALLAKVYAQKPNPDWAKVVQYCDAVKALGYDLVPDYASLYQTSGENNVESIWETQNDGVVHQNWITGMVTPWMWGDWKKFAIPTHNLVKAFNDEGDNVRKNASIRYVNTSWNDDYWTQPVPVINKYPDPDGKSNTYRLRYADIVLLKAEALTELNQLSDTENGAQFYVNKVRNRVGLAKTTATTQAALRLAIEKERQLELAFEGHRMYDLIRTNRAVAVMNAQKDGNNNPITYNVTDAKLYFPISQKEVDANPNINK; translated from the coding sequence ATGAAAAAGACAACTATATATATAACAGCAGGTATATTAGCAATTTTTGGCTTTCAGTCCTGCGAGAAAGATTTTTTACAAAAGGATCCGATCAGCAGCGCTTTGCCGGAGCAAATGAACACAGCAGAAGGTTTACTGCAGGGCGCTTATGACAATCTTTATGATGAGTATTATACCATGGACTTCCTGGTTAATTCCGACGTCATGGCCGACAATTGTTATGCGGGCGGTGATAACCCCGGGATGATCAGTATTGATAAATATGATGTCATTTCTACTAATTCTATTCTCACGAGAGACTGGGACTATCTTTATACCGACATCAAAAACTGTAACATCGTGCTAAGTTTCGTTCCGGAGATGAAAGATCCTAATCTGACAGATGAACGCAGAAACGAAATTCTCGGCGAAGCTTCCGCTTTGCGTGCATGGCATTATTTCAATCTGATAAGAACCTGGAAAGAAGTGCCCATTGTTACAACGGTGCCTTCATCGGTTGAAGGAATGTTTGTGTCTAAGAAACCCGCAGAAGATGTGTACGCTCAAATCATCAGTGATTTAGAATTTGCGCTACCTAAAGTTAAAACTACGGGTGCAAATAAAGGCGTTATAACTAAAGGTGTAGTAAATGCGTTACTGGCTAAAGTGTATGCGCAAAAGCCTAACCCCGACTGGGCAAAAGTGGTACAGTATTGCGATGCTGTAAAAGCCCTGGGTTACGACCTTGTACCGGATTATGCAAGTTTGTATCAAACAAGTGGCGAAAATAATGTCGAATCTATCTGGGAAACCCAAAACGATGGTGTAGTTCATCAAAACTGGATTACAGGGATGGTGACACCATGGATGTGGGGAGACTGGAAGAAGTTCGCTATCCCTACCCATAATCTCGTAAAAGCGTTTAACGACGAAGGCGATAATGTGAGAAAAAATGCCAGTATCAGATACGTTAATACCAGCTGGAATGACGACTATTGGACGCAACCGGTTCCTGTTATTAATAAATATCCTGACCCCGACGGCAAAAGCAATACTTACCGGTTAAGATACGCTGACATCGTTTTACTTAAAGCTGAAGCACTTACAGAACTTAATCAACTAAGCGATACAGAAAACGGAGCTCAGTTCTATGTCAATAAGGTAAGGAATCGCGTAGGACTTGCCAAAACAACGGCAACTACACAGGCTGCCCTCCGGCTGGCAATAGAAAAGGAACGGCAACTGGAGCTTGCTTTTGAAGGCCACAGAATGTACGATCTGATAAGGACCAACCGCGCGGTGGCAGTGATGAATGCTCAGAAAGATGGAAATAATAATCCGATTACATATAACGTAACGGATGCAAAACTATATTTCCCTATCTCCCAGAAAGAGGTAGATGCAAATCCGAACATAAATAAATAG
- a CDS encoding glycoside hydrolase family 30 protein, which produces MKTYHLLIPAIFMAACSPKIPQSGRAEKRFSLEDKTVSIITTAENTSLRLSPAGSLTFKDSPQPLETQVAVFVDPNHTFQSITGIGAALTDASAEVFAKLSKEKQQEFLTAYYDKEKGIGYTLARTNINSCDFSSGSYTYVAEGDKDLKTFSIDHDKQFKIPFIKAATQAAGGKLTLFVSPWSPPAWMKTNNSMLKGGKLKPEFNQTWANYYVKFIKAYEAEGVPVWGLSVQNEPMATQTWESCIFTAEEERDFIKSYLGPTLHKQGLGSKKLIAWDHNRDLIYQRASTILNDPEAAKYVWGIGFHWYETWTGAGMNFENLKRVHEAFPDKNLIFTEGCVEKFRLDQVDEWRLGERYGTSLLNDFNSGTTAWTDWNILLDEKGGPNHVGNFCFAPVHADLPNDKLIYTNSYYYLGHFSKFIQPGAKRIISSASRDMLQTTAFLNPDGKVVVIVLNLSDDKIPYQLWISGKAAETSSLPHSITTLIF; this is translated from the coding sequence ATGAAAACATACCACTTATTAATTCCGGCAATATTCATGGCGGCTTGTTCGCCGAAGATACCGCAATCCGGCCGGGCTGAGAAGCGCTTTTCGTTGGAGGACAAAACGGTCAGTATTATTACCACGGCCGAAAACACTTCGCTCCGCCTCTCTCCTGCTGGGTCGCTCACCTTTAAAGATTCGCCGCAGCCGCTCGAAACACAGGTTGCTGTGTTCGTAGACCCTAATCATACCTTTCAAAGCATTACAGGTATTGGGGCTGCGTTAACAGATGCATCTGCAGAGGTTTTCGCTAAGCTGTCTAAAGAAAAACAGCAGGAATTCCTTACGGCTTACTATGATAAAGAAAAAGGGATTGGTTATACCCTCGCCCGCACCAATATTAACAGTTGCGATTTCTCGTCGGGAAGTTATACCTATGTTGCTGAAGGAGATAAAGATCTCAAAACATTCAGCATTGATCACGACAAACAGTTTAAGATTCCATTTATCAAAGCAGCAACGCAGGCGGCAGGTGGTAAATTGACATTATTTGTAAGCCCCTGGAGTCCCCCGGCATGGATGAAAACCAATAACAGCATGTTAAAGGGCGGAAAACTGAAGCCTGAATTCAACCAGACGTGGGCTAACTATTACGTTAAGTTCATTAAGGCTTATGAAGCCGAAGGGGTTCCTGTATGGGGGCTATCAGTGCAAAATGAACCAATGGCTACACAAACCTGGGAATCGTGCATATTCACAGCAGAAGAAGAGCGCGATTTTATAAAATCATACCTTGGCCCTACCTTACATAAACAGGGATTAGGGAGTAAAAAGCTGATCGCCTGGGATCACAACCGCGACCTGATCTATCAGCGCGCCAGTACTATCCTGAACGACCCGGAAGCCGCGAAGTATGTCTGGGGAATTGGTTTCCACTGGTACGAAACATGGACGGGCGCTGGAATGAACTTTGAAAACCTGAAAAGGGTTCATGAAGCCTTTCCAGACAAGAACCTGATTTTTACAGAAGGCTGTGTAGAGAAGTTCAGGCTCGACCAGGTAGATGAATGGCGTTTAGGCGAACGTTATGGGACATCCCTCCTCAACGATTTCAACAGCGGAACAACTGCATGGACAGACTGGAACATCCTGCTGGATGAAAAAGGAGGCCCCAATCATGTAGGAAACTTTTGCTTCGCTCCGGTACACGCCGACCTCCCCAACGATAAACTGATTTATACAAATAGCTATTACTATCTTGGACATTTCTCAAAGTTTATACAACCGGGAGCAAAACGAATAATCAGCTCCGCCAGCCGCGATATGCTTCAAACTACGGCCTTCCTGAACCCGGACGGAAAAGTTGTTGTAATTGTATTAAATTTGTCGGACGATAAAATACCTTACCAGCTATGGATAAGCGGGAAAGCTGCTGAAACAAGCAGTCTTCCGCATTCTATAACTACTTTAATATTTTAG
- a CDS encoding glycoside hydrolase family 30 protein, with the protein MRIFDRSSALLNLIFFIIPFVSCSANSDEPSKPDPQPSDHSDITFWLTNPDKSALFQKQNITLNFGSSTNQNPIISVDDSQTFQTMDGFGYSLTGGSAMHIYRMEKSARAALLDELFKTEGNNIGVSYLRISIGASDLDDRTFSYNDLPAGETDPELKKFSLAPDKTYLIPLLKEILAINPDIKILGSPWSPPAWMKTNNSPKGGSLKPEWYGTYANYFVKYIEGMKAEGIRVDAITVQNEPLHPGNNPSLLMVADAQAEFVKNHLGPAFKGAGIDTKIIIYDHNADRPDYPISILNDPEAKKYIDGSAFHLYGGKIEALSDVHSAHPDKSLYFTEQWIGAPGNFPDNLQWHTRELIIGATRNWCKTVLEWNLAADSKWEPHTDGGCTECLGALTITGNTVVRNPAYYIIAHASKFVRPGSVRIGSTLNVNLPNVAFKTPAGNKVLIVLNNSNDDQRFNIRFAGKSVGTLLKAGAVGTYIW; encoded by the coding sequence ATGAGAATCTTCGATCGTTCATCCGCTCTTCTTAACCTGATATTCTTTATTATCCCCTTTGTGAGTTGTTCAGCTAACTCTGATGAACCATCAAAGCCTGATCCTCAACCCTCAGACCATTCTGATATCACGTTCTGGCTTACCAATCCCGATAAGTCGGCTCTGTTTCAGAAGCAAAATATTACTTTGAACTTTGGTAGCAGCACCAATCAGAACCCAATAATAAGTGTGGATGATAGCCAAACCTTCCAAACTATGGATGGATTTGGATATTCGTTAACAGGAGGAAGCGCCATGCACATATACCGCATGGAGAAGAGTGCGCGTGCTGCCCTGCTGGACGAACTCTTTAAAACAGAAGGAAATAATATTGGCGTTTCGTATTTAAGAATTAGCATTGGGGCCTCCGACCTCGACGACCGTACGTTCTCTTATAACGATCTCCCTGCCGGAGAAACCGATCCGGAATTGAAGAAGTTTAGTCTTGCTCCGGACAAGACATATCTTATCCCTCTTTTAAAAGAGATTCTCGCCATTAATCCGGACATAAAAATACTTGGCTCTCCATGGTCGCCTCCTGCCTGGATGAAAACAAACAACAGTCCGAAAGGCGGATCATTAAAACCCGAATGGTACGGTACATACGCTAATTACTTTGTTAAGTACATAGAAGGAATGAAAGCTGAAGGAATCCGTGTTGACGCGATTACTGTTCAGAATGAACCCCTTCATCCGGGTAATAACCCGAGCTTATTGATGGTAGCAGATGCCCAGGCGGAATTTGTAAAAAACCACCTTGGCCCTGCCTTTAAAGGAGCTGGAATAGATACAAAAATCATTATTTACGACCATAACGCCGACAGACCAGACTACCCTATCTCTATTCTGAACGACCCTGAAGCGAAGAAGTATATCGACGGCTCTGCGTTCCACCTTTATGGAGGGAAAATAGAAGCTTTATCAGATGTTCATAGCGCTCATCCGGATAAGAGCCTCTATTTTACAGAGCAATGGATTGGCGCTCCGGGAAACTTTCCCGACAACCTGCAATGGCATACGAGAGAATTGATTATTGGCGCTACACGCAACTGGTGTAAAACCGTGCTCGAATGGAATCTGGCCGCCGATTCAAAATGGGAACCCCATACTGACGGAGGTTGTACAGAATGCCTTGGAGCTCTTACTATCACAGGTAACACGGTAGTACGTAATCCCGCTTATTATATTATAGCACATGCCTCGAAATTTGTAAGACCGGGCTCTGTCAGGATTGGTTCTACCCTTAATGTAAATCTGCCGAACGTAGCGTTTAAAACACCTGCAGGCAATAAAGTGTTGATCGTTTTAAATAACAGCAACGACGATCAACGATTCAATATCCGGTTTGCAGGCAAATCGGTCGGCACATTATTAAAAGCCGGCGCTGTCGGTACTTACATCTGGTAA